The genomic DNA GTGCATATTACATGATGCACACACTCCATAGGACAGCCCTGCTGTCCAGAGATGTTGGCCTGGCACCTGGGAAGCACGTCCATCGCTCTGTTCTCTACATCTAGTGTGCAGCAAGAAAGAAAAACAGCAACTAAATAAACCCTCACCCTGAAATGGAAGCAGCAAGGGTATAAAACTGGGGAGAAACATTACAGAGCcatctctacagtacagaggtcctgtatacagtatgtgcacaATCACATCAGCGTTTGCATGGCACACCAAAAACACACTTTTACACAGTATCATGGTAGACATTTTGACGTACAATGACAGAGGCAATGTTCAGCTAATTTAACACTTTCTTTGAGGTCAAGATTTTAGTGGTAAGTGGCTGTTTGGGTTATGCCCAATAGAACCAAAACCTTTTCAAAaaccaaaataaaaaaaacaggcaACTGACACATTTCAATAAAATAGcatatgtacatacatacatacatacacaaacacagcaTAAGTGATTAAAACTGGAAGGACACTGCTTGCAGTAAAACAGTGTCCGCACAGGAACTGGAGTCATTGGGAAGAACTAAGTCTCTGCTCTCCATATTAACAGACACGtacatacagtactatacagCAGTATATTCTGTAACGTCATCgactactgtacatacatatttacatacagtaaatGCGTCATGTGCTCTCATACGTGGGAGAAATGCATGTGCAATATGAAcctattcaaaatgtattttttcatAAATAGTTCACAGTAACCATtctcatgcacaaacacacaaatactgAACTTATAAAATAATTTCAAAAGCAAATATGACTGCAACATTGTAAAACAAACTGAAAaacggaagaaaaaaaaatatggtAAAGTAGCTAGATGTTAAATTATAATTGAAAATAATATCAATTGTTACACGAAGACAAGCTGAGTGGAATGAACGACTTTTCAGGGGAGCAgtactgagacagggagagaaagaacaAGGATGGAAGTGGAAGACATCATGGATCTCATGGCCTCATGCATAAGGAATGGTGTGACCCTCCAGAGTCCCACAGAGGAAAGATCAGAGAGAAGCCGTCTCTGGAACCTAAAGAAGACTTTGTACGACTCCCAATGCAACTGCTCACAATTTTGATTCTGCAGCGCAACTCAGTTCAAAGACCAAGTCTCAGATGCAATAAAGGACATGATTACAGACAAGCGTGGGTCAACCAACaactacagagggagagaagttatattttatttatttaactgggcaagtcagttaagaacaaatgtctattttcaatgacggcctaggaacagtgggttaactgccttgttcaggggcggaacaacatatttttaccttgtcagctctgggattcgatgaacgctctaaccactaggctacctgccgcccctatgcTCAACTTATAAAACTGACAAAGAGCAGCTTGAATAAGATTAGCATTCAACGTAGCCAGAAGCAAAGCAAAATCGCAAGAGGGTTTGATAGTGGACGCCGATCTCAGAAAGGACCTCTACAAAACACTGGTAAACCCAGGCCTAGACACAGGCTAATGGGAAGGGAGGGCAGTAAAGGAGCTGCAAGATGGCTTTCTCAGCCCCATTGCTATGTCATATGTTTACCACTGTACTGTTGCTGAATCTCAGGTGAGGTTTGGCTGGTGAGTGTCTAGACATTGGAGGTTCAGCAGATTTAAGATTATAAACCAGACAACTATGGACTACCCTGCATACAACATACAGCCCGAAGAGATCCGATACGGCATGTGATCCTCTCACCTGACAGGAGCAGGTCTGTAGAACTGCTTGAACAAAATGAAAAGCACCACATCACCGTGGCGTCAGAGGTAGAATGGTCCCAGAAGACTCCTGGAATTATATGTAGACGTTCTGCAACAGGTAAAGGTTGGAAGCTTGGAGGATATTATAGCATCAAGGAAGAAGGAATTACTTTTGTTACAGAAGTGGAATCATACTGCAGTACTTGCAGGGAGGGCTATGGTCTTTTTGTGTTTTATTATTTTGGGATCTGAATTGTTTGAAAATGATTTGTGACATCTATTTGGCTCATCCCAAAATTATTCAAATCCCCAAATACAAAGCAGGCTCAGAAGCAGAGGAAATGGATTCTATGCTTGTATAATTTACAATCACATTTCTAATATCACATCGTTAGTAAACAACCGACCACCTGGAACAGATCATCTGTAACACAGAGGTGAAAAGAGGAAGAAAATGTTTCAGCATACCAACTCTCCAGGACCATTGTGATGTCACACATTTGACCTATCACATGATAGTCATTGTCCTCCAAACAACATACTGCACATCAAATGAATGGTGCTTTGTGTTATGACTTGTTTATGGTCTCTAAGTGTCATATTGCTTACTGTAAAAATGTTGACTGAAGCTAAGATAGATAAGCAGGACAAATACAGCATGGACAACCACGCCCTCTTCTCCCCTTTGTTTTCAGcacatggtgagagagagagagagcaaaatcaATATCATCTGATTATCAACTCTAAGACAGCAACTAAGCCAATCAACACAATTTGTACCATAAACCAATGGTAAAGCAAACAGAACATTGAATGATAAAGTCTATGTAATATCCACTGCTTGTGAAAGTCAGGGTATATATAGGATAGTGATTATAATGAGGAATATGgtggtgatgataatgatgatgatgataatgatgaagcTGTAATTCTGATATCTGGACAGCTAGAAAGGCAAAGGACCAGGAATGAAAATAGCTTTTTTAAGTCCTGATGGAGACCAGGTCTTCTGTACGAGGTTCAtcttcacacacacattcattgaGCTCCATGCAAAAACAGTCTACCATCTGGATTGTGGTATAATATTTGGATTGTTTCTTTAAACTTCAATATGATGtggatttatatttatattatttaaatgtatatttatatatgtattattctatatatacacacacatttgttttttttaagactatccctctcccctctccaaaATCTGTTACCCTCTCCAGCTCagagtgggggatggagggatgggtggaggagtgtccctccatccttcctgtcaGCTCCTGGCCCCCCCCGGCAGTGCTCTCTCTGGGCTGGTCTGGTCCCTCTGTGCTCTGGGATGAGTGGAGGTGAaggtggaggtagaggaagaggtggaggtggtggggcACTCCCATTCTCGGCCTGGCTCTGGGGAAAGAGATCGGAGCAGGAGGGTGCCAGCGTCCGAGGAGCAGATGGAGCACAGGTCTTCAGAAGAGAAATTGAGGCTGCCCAGTTTGGCCAGTGAGTTGGAGCGTTTTAGGCTTGAGGGGACGGTGAGGCCGGCCAGCCGCATGCGGGTCTCGATCTCCTGAGCCCTCTGGCGCACCAGGCCGGGTTTGCCCCTTACACTGCGGATGCTGTCACTGCTAGAGCTACGTGTCAGTGTGGAGCCATGGGGGGAGGAGGTGGGCGTCAGACCCCCAGATCCCACTGCCCCCAGCAGGGTCTCATTAGGCAGAGGAACCACCAGCGGCTCTAGGCGTACTGGGCATGGTGTGGAGGACTTGGGGAAGTCTCCTGGGAAAGCTGAGAACCTCCCCTCCACAGGACAGGTGCCCTCTCTTGCCCCTGAGCTGGGAGTTTCTGGAAGCTCCAGGGGATGAAGCCCCTCTAGGGACAGACCTGACAGCCTCTCCAGCCTCTCTGCCCTCCGGCGGACTAGCCCTGACCTCTGTAGCTGCACTAGAGTCTCCTGCTGCTGTGCCACGTTGCAGGCCACCACCGGCCTTTCCTTCTCCAGGCTCAGCAGCTCTGGGACAAGGAGAGCCTCAGAGACCCCTAAAAGCTTCCCTTCCCCACCCTCAGATTCACCCTCCAGAATATCAGCCCTGTCCTCAGATGTCAGCGAGTAAGGGGAGTCCTGGGCATCAGGTATAAGTGTAGAGGGCGGGGCAACACAGTTGGCACAGTCACACAGCAGGCTACAGGGGTGTAGCAGGCTGGGGGAACAGGGTGTGTCGGGGgaggtgagtgagagagggaacgTGGGACTGTGGACCTCCACCGAGACACTTAACCCCACACCCCTCCCCAGTGTGCTAAGGCAGAGATCTGCGTCCTGGGTCAGTATCTCCACTCCATGGCTGAGCTTGTCGTCTGATCGAGAGAGGCCTGAAGGCTTGACTGTGTGAGCAGGTTTGGAAGGAGCAGTGTCCTAAACAGAGGGGAAACAAAAAGTCAGAAACAAAGAATAACCATTACACTTTATGAGTGCAGTTATCTATTTACCATGAGCTACTACATATACATATGAATTGGTTGTATATTACAGAGACAGAAGACCCCATAATGAAAACCGCTCCACACTTACATTGAGGCTGGACAGGGTATTAAAGTGGTTGTTATTGTTGGAGTTCTGGTTCAGGGTTACCAGGTCCAGCTCAttgccctctttctctccctcctcttcctgaaccatctccacctctccttcaccaTCCCCTCGTCCTGcactctcccctcttcctcctggcTGTGCTAGTGCCTCCATCTCTGCCTCCTCTTTCTGcgcctcctcctcatcctcctcctccacggTGCTGAACTCCAGACGTAGGCGCAGCTCCTCCAGGGGCTCTGGTCCTCGGCAGCAAGTCTGCGCCGCTGTCCCCTCCCCAGCCTGACCAAAGTGGGTAAGGCCTTCTCGTCCCCCGAAGGCCTCGTCATCCAGCAGAGCATCCCGCTCCACGTCCTCTATCTCTATAAAGACCCGCTCCATGTCCAGGAGGGGCGGAGCGCGCACCGGTGTGGAGGGGTCACTGTCCAGGGCCGAGTCAGACAGCCTGCgaaagtagtagttgttgtaAGCGGGGTCCACTTCCAGACTGATCATCCTGCAGGGGGAGAGGGGATGTGCCACCCCCTTCTCCCCCAAAGCCTCCTCATAGCAGGGGGACATCACCGGTTCAGGGGTCTGATTACCTGGGTCCTCCCTCCCACAGCACTGGCCCTCAGGGAGGTCGCAGTCTGGGTCGGGACGATCGGGACGCCACAGCTTGTTGTGACGTTGCTTACTGGAAGTGGACAAAAGGGAGGTAAGGAGGAGCTTGGGAGATATACTCAGATAATACACATAACATACAGAAAAATCTATAACGTAGGGCAGTATTTCAGTGCTTTGATCCCTTGCTGGGCTTCCTTAGTCGATCTGGGCTATGGTAATTACAGAGGGCGTAGTGTGACTGTACCTGGCGTCCAGGATGCCTTCGTACTCAGCCAGCTGTCTCATGAAGCCTGTGTTGGGCCGTGTGATGCTTCTTTTCTGCTTGACAAAGTTGTAGGCCTTCTCCAGCGACCAACCATACTCCTTCATGGCGTAGGCAATAACGGTGGAGGCCGAGCGGCTGACGCCCATCTTACAGTGGACCAGACACTTGGAGTGGTTCTTCCTGGTAGGGTTAACGCAACATGAATGCAGAGTAGTTAGGAGAATCAGTAGAATCCTCTGCTAGTTCTGTCACTCAGACGAAGATAATGACAGCCTTTGGGTTGCTAGTGGTAACCATCTTCAGCTCCCTTCTCTAGGACAACTTGGTCACAGACAGTGGCACACTGCCTCATGTCACTTTAATTACATTCCAGTCAAGTCACTCACAGTTCTCTGGAAGCTACTATTACTGTACCTCAATTGAAAGCAGCAGAAAGATACATTTACTATCATCGTGGTTCTGACTAAGAGCCACCTATCTATGTGTATGAATAAAAAGAGGATTACACAGGAGTGAGTAATAGTAAGAAATTGCTTGCTTTATCAGCTGTGTCTCTCACTATCTCTGTCCTTCGGTCACTCTTACCTGTTTCAAGGCTAACAGGACTTACTTTGCTTTAACAATGAAGTTGTAAGTCTCGTTCCAGTGGGCCAGCAGGTCTGTAGTCTCCTCATCATAGACCCGTATGTTCTGGTAGGAGAATGTTCCTGGGAAGAAGTTATCTATCTCCCTGGTGACGTTGAGGATATAACCCACCCTGGTAAGGAGACGGTTATTGGAtgaagatagacagacagatactaTCCCCATAATATCCTGACATATCATGACAACCTTTGAGTTTAATAAAATAAAAGTCCACAATTTTATGGAATAGAAATGTTTGGAAGCTGGCAAAAGGCTCCATTTATTTACCCAGTGTCCTGAAGCTCCTCCAGATTGGAGGCATTCCATTCAGATCCCTgcaaacaaatgtggaaaaatgttAGTTAGACTGAACATATAGTTATGACATTTATAGCGATGGGCTGTCCAAATGTTGCTCTTCCAGGGTACTTCTCTGCTAGCAGTATCAGCCAAATATCATGGCTTCAGTAGGCCAAATCTCATTGAGACAAATAGATCCTATCTCAACCAATGAGAAACTCTAAAATGTACTAGATCAATCAGATTAAGTAGAGTTTGAGTAGCTCGAATGCCAGTCTGCTTGTGCTTCTTGTCACTCGTTGTCATGCCAATGACAACAACAGTGTTTGCAAGAACACAAACAGATATGGGAACAGGCCAGAGTTTGAGCATTGCCAAGCAGTTCTGGATGGGAAAATGTTGCCACGTGACTAACCAAGTAGAGGTGATCAAAGATGAGTGTTGCCTTGTCCATCTGGCCCAGGATCAGCAGCATCTCGTTGTCGATGAACTCCTTGTACTGCATCAGGTTACAGCTCATATGCTGCTCCAGCTCTGTTCGGATCTGACAGGACAGCACAGTCATAAACTCCCAACCACTTTATATTCTACTGTTTCTCCTTGTAATATTACTGATTAAGGTTTCAAATACATAAATAGCCTGAAGACTACACTACAAGTCATTAAGACTGTaataaaaatgtttgtttttaatacttcatcccaaatgacaccctattcagtggtccctggtcaaagtagtgcactacaaagagATGGCACGCAGTTCATGTTCATGCCTCCCCCTGTTCACCTGTTTAGAGGTGACATTCTCCAGATCCTGGAACATCATGATGCTTCGGAGTTTGGCTTTGATAAGGCACtcggtcctctccctctctgtgggcCTGCATCAGCGGACACAAACACAGAGGTTTCATCAGCACACTACTCTACTCTCAGTCCAAGGGTCAGTCAGAACCAGCAGCCCTCCATGACCAGCACACGTttcatatacactatatatacaaaagtatttggactccacttcaaattagtggattcggctatttcaaccaGATctgttactgacaggtgtataaaatcgagcacacagccatgcaatctccatagacaaacactggcagtagaatggccttactgaagagctcagtgactttcaatgtggcaccgtcataggatgtcaactttccaacatgtcagtttgtcaaattcctgctagagcttccccggtcaactgtaagtgctgttaatgtgaagtggaaacgtttaggagcaacaacagctcagctgcgaagttgtaggccacacaagctcagaacaggaccacagagtgctgaggtgcgtaaaaatcgtctgtcctcagatGCAAACACTCACTTcctagttccaaactgcctctggaagcaacatcagcacaataactgtttgtctggagcttcatgaagtgggtttccatggctgagcagccgcacacaagcctaagatcaccatttgcaatgccaagcatcggctggagtggtgtaaagctcgccatcattggactctggagcagtggaattagtggattcggctattctctcacgcttcactatctgcagtccaacggacaaatcttggtttggcggatgccaggagcacgctacctgcctcaatgcatagtgccaactgtaaagtttggtgtaggaataatggtctgggctgttttCTTGGTTTAGGCttgaccccttagttccagtgaagggaaatcttaacaattacattgtttagggtctgtgcttccagctttgtggcaacagttagcggaaggccctttcctgtttcagcatgacaatgcccctgtgcacaaagcgaggtccatacagaaatgctttgtccaaagcggtgtggaagaacttgactggcctgcacagagccctgacctcaaccccatcgaacacctttgggatgaattggaccgtcgactgcgagccaagcctaattGCTCAACATCAGTGCTTGACCTCAATAATgcctgtggctgaatggaaacaagtccccgcagcaatgttccaacatctcgtggaaatccttcccagaagagtggaggctgttataacagctccatattaatgctaatgattttgaaatgagatgttcgatgagcaggtatagttatttcatattttcattGGCAATTTCTGTTGACTCACTTGTCAACAAACATGGTGGGGGAGTCAGGCCTCAAGGTCTCCAGGTCTCTCATGGCATTCCACTCATTGATGCAGCTCTGCTCCGAGGAGATGCAACTCTCATAAAAGCCCATCCAGGTGAGGGCCATGCCCCCGGGGAAGTAGTTGTACCTGCGGGACACCTCACACACCTTGTGGAGGATCTGCAAAGCCGACCTGGGACAAGGGTTAGAAAGAGACACGGGTCAATAGTGGGTCAATTCATCTTTAAATCAACCATCTTTGTTAATCTGGGAGAAAAGAGGTGCAGTATTTTCGACCTATAAGTTTTTAATGTGTATTGAGCTGATTCACATGAATTAATTTTTAAACTGagtatctgtaaagcactttgtgacaactgcggatgtaaaaagagctttataaaaaacatttgattgatttattgttGCATGCACCTGCATCTCTACCCCACTAGACAGCAAAGTGAGTCAGTATGGAAATGCCTCAACAGTGTGTTCTGTTATGAAGTCAGCAGCCAATGTATTGATGTGGTATTGCTTCAATAACAACAATGTATTAAGCAGTCATTCCTACGGTTGTCTACTCACCACATGGCCTGTACAGACACAGGTTTGAAGACATGATTCCGGCTCACTGTGTTCACACTGAAACCCCTGAGGGAGACAAGACAGGCGGTGACTCTCCCTGATCACACACTGATTAATACCCAGTAACCACTACTTCAACATAACTGGCTCTATCAAAATACAAGTCATTTTAGTACTTTAGGCTGTGTGAAAGGAGAAGGTGATACCTGTAATAAGCTCAGTATCCTTTTCTGTACAGGTATTCAAGTTATTACAGTTTTAACCAAAACAGAGCTGTTTCTCCCCTGAATGGACAGCAGGGGGCTGGCTGCCTGACTGATGGGACAGATATAGAAGAGTTGTATCTCTATGGGGGACTCACTCACCCGTCTCCATCCAGATGGATCTTGGTGTCACTCCACAGAGGCAGCACCATGCCAACGGAGCAGCTTTTACTgggaacaacacacacagacacgttccCAGCAGATCAACACAACATCTGGTTTTACGTTCCAAAACAACTTTAAATGGAGATGCTGCTACAACAAGGGTCTAACACCTGCATCAAAGACGACCATAGCAAGTGAGCAGACATGCGAGCGGGCCCAGACCCATACACACCTGTCCTTGTTGCTGAAGTCTATTCCCAGCAGGATGTTCTCCTCTGTGTCCTGTCGTCCGCTGGTGTACACCACCACCATGTAACGCACTCTGTCTGACCAGGCACTCTCCAACCGCACCGCCTGTAGCAGAGGACACGACCGCTTCATCAACTCTTTCACACAAACAACTAGGCTGCTACATGTCCATCCACCTCTACCAACAAGTCAACCTGCTTAATACAAATTGACTCTGAACATTGATGGTAAACAAAGCCTGACCCTGGGAAAATGAACACCCATACAGTccaaccattacacacacacacacacacacacacacacacacacacacaaacacattccagTCCTCTAAAGTCATTTCTCTCAGTCAAAAACAGTTTGTAAATACATGGGAAGCATGATTCCAATGGAGTGTGAGAACATAGTGGtaggttttatttatttcacctttatttaaccaggtaggctagttgagaacaagttctcatttgcaactgcgacctggccaagataaagcgtagcaatttgacacatacaacagagttacacatggaataaacaaaacacacagtcaataatacagtaaaacaaaagaaaacaaaaagtctatatacagtgagtgcaaatgaggtaagttaaggtaataaataggccatggtggcgaagtaattacaatatagcaattaaacactggaatggtagatcggcagaaaatgaatgtgcaggtagagatactggtgtgcaaaggagcaaaataaataaatatataccagtatggggatgaggtaggtagatagatgggctgtttacagataggctaagtacaggtgcagtgatctgtaaaatgctctgacagctggtgcttaaagctag from Oncorhynchus clarkii lewisi isolate Uvic-CL-2024 chromosome 30, UVic_Ocla_1.0, whole genome shotgun sequence includes the following:
- the LOC139389463 gene encoding protein phosphatase Slingshot homolog 1-like isoform X4, with amino-acid sequence MHLVLESSQEAALEMLPYFVENAVLTQTEICRILSESFFMVKGAALFLQQGSSPQGQKAHPHHKHAGDLPQHLQVMINILRFEDRIKLAVRLESAWSDRVRYMVVVYTSGRQDTEENILLGIDFSNKDSCSVGMVLPLWSDTKIHLDGDGGFSVNTVSRNHVFKPVSVQAMWSALQILHKVCEVSRRYNYFPGGMALTWMGFYESCISSEQSCINEWNAMRDLETLRPDSPTMFVDKPTERERTECLIKAKLRSIMMFQDLENVTSKQIRTELEQHMSCNLMQYKEFIDNEMLLILGQMDKATLIFDHLYLGSEWNASNLEELQDTGVGYILNVTREIDNFFPGTFSYQNIRVYDEETTDLLAHWNETYNFIVKAKKNHSKCLVHCKMGVSRSASTVIAYAMKEYGWSLEKAYNFVKQKRSITRPNTGFMRQLAEYEGILDASKQRHNKLWRPDRPDPDCDLPEGQCCGREDPGNQTPEPVMSPCYEEALGEKGVAHPLSPCRMISLEVDPAYNNYYFRRLSDSALDSDPSTPVRAPPLLDMERVFIEIEDVERDALLDDEAFGGREGLTHFGQAGEGTAAQTCCRGPEPLEELRLRLEFSTVEEEDEEEAQKEEAEMEALAQPGGRGESAGRGDGEGEVEMVQEEEGEKEGNELDLVTLNQNSNNNNHFNTLSSLNDTAPSKPAHTVKPSGLSRSDDKLSHGVEILTQDADLCLSTLGRGVGLSVSVEVHSPTFPLSLTSPDTPCSPSLLHPCSLLCDCANCVAPPSTLIPDAQDSPYSLTSEDRADILEGESEGGEGKLLGVSEALLVPELLSLEKERPVVACNVAQQQETLVQLQRSGLVRRRAERLERLSGLSLEGLHPLELPETPSSGAREGTCPVEGRFSAFPGDFPKSSTPCPVRLEPLVVPLPNETLLGAVGSGGLTPTSSPHGSTLTRSSSSDSIRSVRGKPGLVRQRAQEIETRMRLAGLTVPSSLKRSNSLAKLGSLNFSSEDLCSICSSDAGTLLLRSLSPEPGREWECPTTSTSSSTSTFTSTHPRAQRDQTSPERALPGGARS
- the LOC139389463 gene encoding protein phosphatase Slingshot homolog 1-like isoform X5 — translated: MVKGAALFLQQGSSPQGQKAHPHHKHAGDLPQHLQVMINILRFEDRIKLAVRLESAWSDRVRYMVVVYTSGRQDTEENILLGIDFSNKDSKSCSVGMVLPLWSDTKIHLDGDGGFSVNTVSRNHVFKPVSVQAMWSALQILHKVCEVSRRYNYFPGGMALTWMGFYESCISSEQSCINEWNAMRDLETLRPDSPTMFVDKPTERERTECLIKAKLRSIMMFQDLENVTSKQIRTELEQHMSCNLMQYKEFIDNEMLLILGQMDKATLIFDHLYLGSEWNASNLEELQDTGVGYILNVTREIDNFFPGTFSYQNIRVYDEETTDLLAHWNETYNFIVKAKKNHSKCLVHCKMGVSRSASTVIAYAMKEYGWSLEKAYNFVKQKRSITRPNTGFMRQLAEYEGILDASKQRHNKLWRPDRPDPDCDLPEGQCCGREDPGNQTPEPVMSPCYEEALGEKGVAHPLSPCRMISLEVDPAYNNYYFRRLSDSALDSDPSTPVRAPPLLDMERVFIEIEDVERDALLDDEAFGGREGLTHFGQAGEGTAAQTCCRGPEPLEELRLRLEFSTVEEEDEEEAQKEEAEMEALAQPGGRGESAGRGDGEGEVEMVQEEEGEKEGNELDLVTLNQNSNNNNHFNTLSSLNDTAPSKPAHTVKPSGLSRSDDKLSHGVEILTQDADLCLSTLGRGVGLSVSVEVHSPTFPLSLTSPDTPCSPSLLHPCSLLCDCANCVAPPSTLIPDAQDSPYSLTSEDRADILEGESEGGEGKLLGVSEALLVPELLSLEKERPVVACNVAQQQETLVQLQRSGLVRRRAERLERLSGLSLEGLHPLELPETPSSGAREGTCPVEGRFSAFPGDFPKSSTPCPVRLEPLVVPLPNETLLGAVGSGGLTPTSSPHGSTLTRSSSSDSIRSVRGKPGLVRQRAQEIETRMRLAGLTVPSSLKRSNSLAKLGSLNFSSEDLCSICSSDAGTLLLRSLSPEPGREWECPTTSTSSSTSTFTSTHPRAQRDQTSPERALPGGARS
- the LOC139389463 gene encoding protein phosphatase Slingshot homolog 1-like isoform X1; this encodes MALVTLQRSPTPSAASTASTTTTNVGEDFGSDYERQLNQSLSESFFMVKGAALFLQQGSSPQGQKAHPHHKHAGDLPQHLQVMINILRFEDRIKLAVRLESAWSDRVRYMVVVYTSGRQDTEENILLGIDFSNKDSKSCSVGMVLPLWSDTKIHLDGDGGFSVNTVSRNHVFKPVSVQAMWSALQILHKVCEVSRRYNYFPGGMALTWMGFYESCISSEQSCINEWNAMRDLETLRPDSPTMFVDKPTERERTECLIKAKLRSIMMFQDLENVTSKQIRTELEQHMSCNLMQYKEFIDNEMLLILGQMDKATLIFDHLYLGSEWNASNLEELQDTGVGYILNVTREIDNFFPGTFSYQNIRVYDEETTDLLAHWNETYNFIVKAKKNHSKCLVHCKMGVSRSASTVIAYAMKEYGWSLEKAYNFVKQKRSITRPNTGFMRQLAEYEGILDASKQRHNKLWRPDRPDPDCDLPEGQCCGREDPGNQTPEPVMSPCYEEALGEKGVAHPLSPCRMISLEVDPAYNNYYFRRLSDSALDSDPSTPVRAPPLLDMERVFIEIEDVERDALLDDEAFGGREGLTHFGQAGEGTAAQTCCRGPEPLEELRLRLEFSTVEEEDEEEAQKEEAEMEALAQPGGRGESAGRGDGEGEVEMVQEEEGEKEGNELDLVTLNQNSNNNNHFNTLSSLNDTAPSKPAHTVKPSGLSRSDDKLSHGVEILTQDADLCLSTLGRGVGLSVSVEVHSPTFPLSLTSPDTPCSPSLLHPCSLLCDCANCVAPPSTLIPDAQDSPYSLTSEDRADILEGESEGGEGKLLGVSEALLVPELLSLEKERPVVACNVAQQQETLVQLQRSGLVRRRAERLERLSGLSLEGLHPLELPETPSSGAREGTCPVEGRFSAFPGDFPKSSTPCPVRLEPLVVPLPNETLLGAVGSGGLTPTSSPHGSTLTRSSSSDSIRSVRGKPGLVRQRAQEIETRMRLAGLTVPSSLKRSNSLAKLGSLNFSSEDLCSICSSDAGTLLLRSLSPEPGREWECPTTSTSSSTSTFTSTHPRAQRDQTSPERALPGGARS
- the LOC139389463 gene encoding protein phosphatase Slingshot homolog 1-like isoform X3, whose amino-acid sequence is MHLVLESSQEAALEMLPYFVENAVLTQTEICRILSESFFMVKGAALFLQQGSSPQGQKAHPHHKHAGDLPQHLQVMINILRFEDRIKLAVRLESAWSDRVRYMVVVYTSGRQDTEENILLGIDFSNKDSKSCSVGMVLPLWSDTKIHLDGDGGFSVNTVSRNHVFKPVSVQAMWSALQILHKVCEVSRRYNYFPGGMALTWMGFYESCISSEQSCINEWNAMRDLETLRPDSPTMFVDKPTERERTECLIKAKLRSIMMFQDLENVTSKQIRTELEQHMSCNLMQYKEFIDNEMLLILGQMDKATLIFDHLYLGSEWNASNLEELQDTGVGYILNVTREIDNFFPGTFSYQNIRVYDEETTDLLAHWNETYNFIVKAKKNHSKCLVHCKMGVSRSASTVIAYAMKEYGWSLEKAYNFVKQKRSITRPNTGFMRQLAEYEGILDASKQRHNKLWRPDRPDPDCDLPEGQCCGREDPGNQTPEPVMSPCYEEALGEKGVAHPLSPCRMISLEVDPAYNNYYFRRLSDSALDSDPSTPVRAPPLLDMERVFIEIEDVERDALLDDEAFGGREGLTHFGQAGEGTAAQTCCRGPEPLEELRLRLEFSTVEEEDEEEAQKEEAEMEALAQPGGRGESAGRGDGEGEVEMVQEEEGEKEGNELDLVTLNQNSNNNNHFNTLSSLNDTAPSKPAHTVKPSGLSRSDDKLSHGVEILTQDADLCLSTLGRGVGLSVSVEVHSPTFPLSLTSPDTPCSPSLLHPCSLLCDCANCVAPPSTLIPDAQDSPYSLTSEDRADILEGESEGGEGKLLGVSEALLVPELLSLEKERPVVACNVAQQQETLVQLQRSGLVRRRAERLERLSGLSLEGLHPLELPETPSSGAREGTCPVEGRFSAFPGDFPKSSTPCPVRLEPLVVPLPNETLLGAVGSGGLTPTSSPHGSTLTRSSSSDSIRSVRGKPGLVRQRAQEIETRMRLAGLTVPSSLKRSNSLAKLGSLNFSSEDLCSICSSDAGTLLLRSLSPEPGREWECPTTSTSSSTSTFTSTHPRAQRDQTSPERALPGGARS